Proteins co-encoded in one Flavobacteriaceae bacterium MAR_2009_75 genomic window:
- a CDS encoding putative DsbA family dithiol-disulfide isomerase has translation MKDKLKIDIVSDVVCPWCTIGYKRLDKAISELGIQDQVEIEWQPFELNPNMPAEGQNVQEHIGEKYGSTLEQQKESQQRMAEAGEELGFTFDYFDEMRMSNTLEAHILLEYAKTFGKQTDLKMRLTTAFFSERKDVSKREVLKEALLDVGLNAEEAFAKLDDDDAKYEIKSKEAYWQNLGVKSVPTIVFDRKSAITGAQPVETFKEVLSELVQ, from the coding sequence ATGAAAGATAAACTAAAGATAGATATCGTTTCTGATGTGGTATGCCCTTGGTGTACCATTGGTTATAAACGACTAGATAAAGCTATTTCAGAACTAGGCATACAAGACCAGGTTGAAATCGAGTGGCAACCTTTTGAACTTAACCCCAATATGCCGGCAGAGGGCCAAAACGTACAAGAGCACATTGGCGAAAAATATGGTTCAACCTTAGAGCAACAAAAAGAATCGCAACAGCGCATGGCCGAAGCTGGTGAAGAATTGGGCTTCACATTCGATTATTTTGATGAAATGAGAATGTCTAATACTTTAGAAGCGCATATACTGCTTGAATATGCCAAAACATTTGGCAAGCAAACGGACCTAAAAATGAGATTGACCACCGCTTTCTTTAGCGAAAGAAAAGATGTTTCGAAAAGAGAAGTACTTAAAGAGGCCTTATTAGACGTTGGTTTAAATGCAGAAGAGGCTTTTGCAAAACTTGATGATGACGATGCTAAATATGAAATAAAAAGTAAAGAAGCTTACTGGCAAAATTTGGGCGTGAAGTCTGTGCCTACTATTGTATTCGATAGAAAAAGTGCCATAACAGGTGCACAGCCTGTAGAAACTTTTAAAGAAGTACTTTCTGAACTAGTTCAATAA
- a CDS encoding arylsulfatase A-like enzyme: MRAKTNYIFTVILVIFMAQMVFSQAKKHPNVIIIITDDQGYGDLGVTGNPHVKTPAIDKLAKESNRFNNFYVSPVCAPTRSSLMTGRYSLRTGIRDTYNGGATMASNEVTIAEMLKQANYKTGIFGKWHLGDNYPSRPSDQGFDESVIHLSGGMGQVGDITTYFKGDRSYFDPVLWHNNEQQSYEGYCSDIFTDVALNFIEKNQESSFFCYLSFNAPHTPLQVPEKYYNLYKDIDPSTGFKNDGRPFSEMSEKDKEDARKVYAMVSNIDDNVDRLLKKLEELKIADNTLLIFMTDNGPQQTRYVAGMRGRKGNVYQGGVRVPFYLRYPALFKKNRDIETTTAHIDILPTLAEACQVPLPKDKKIDGNSLIPLLKGQKVEWNNRPLFFYWSRKYPELYNNMSLLKENYKLVAKTDYDAPLERFELFDLEEDPYEEKNILLENKDIAKNLKKILDDTYNELIRSENLVNQPLIEVGSPFENPIILNRNDASGERGIWAQEEIHGFWKVNVQQGHYDIKFKFIKPVKANGRMYLETNSIVNQMKNEKEATDTIVMKNVFIPKMSCDLISFYQEGSKSIMPFWVEMKKLD; this comes from the coding sequence ATGAGAGCAAAAACCAATTACATTTTCACCGTCATTTTAGTCATTTTCATGGCCCAAATGGTCTTCTCCCAAGCCAAAAAGCATCCCAACGTAATCATAATTATTACTGACGACCAAGGTTATGGTGATTTGGGTGTTACCGGAAATCCGCATGTCAAAACTCCGGCTATCGATAAACTGGCCAAAGAAAGTAACCGTTTCAATAATTTTTATGTATCACCGGTGTGTGCCCCTACTCGGTCAAGCTTGATGACCGGGCGTTACTCATTACGTACAGGTATACGAGACACCTATAATGGCGGAGCGACTATGGCTTCGAACGAGGTTACCATTGCCGAAATGTTGAAACAGGCAAACTACAAAACGGGTATCTTCGGTAAGTGGCACTTAGGTGATAATTACCCCAGCAGGCCAAGCGACCAAGGTTTTGATGAATCGGTCATACACCTTTCGGGCGGTATGGGGCAGGTGGGTGATATTACTACCTATTTTAAGGGAGACAGAAGCTATTTTGACCCGGTACTTTGGCATAATAATGAACAGCAATCCTATGAGGGGTATTGCTCTGATATCTTTACGGACGTGGCTCTTAATTTTATAGAGAAAAATCAAGAATCATCCTTCTTTTGCTACCTCTCTTTTAACGCACCGCATACCCCTTTGCAAGTTCCTGAGAAGTATTATAATCTCTACAAAGACATCGACCCATCAACAGGCTTTAAAAATGATGGAAGACCTTTTTCTGAAATGTCGGAAAAAGACAAAGAAGACGCGCGTAAAGTGTATGCTATGGTCAGTAATATAGACGACAATGTAGACAGATTACTTAAAAAATTAGAAGAACTAAAAATAGCAGATAACACCTTGCTCATTTTTATGACCGACAATGGCCCACAACAAACGAGATATGTGGCCGGAATGCGAGGCCGAAAAGGTAACGTATATCAAGGAGGGGTTCGGGTGCCCTTCTATTTGCGTTATCCTGCTTTATTCAAAAAGAATCGTGACATTGAAACCACTACCGCACATATCGATATTCTACCCACCTTGGCCGAAGCCTGTCAGGTGCCTTTGCCTAAAGACAAGAAAATTGATGGCAATAGCTTAATACCGCTGTTGAAAGGTCAAAAAGTAGAATGGAATAACAGGCCATTGTTCTTTTATTGGTCACGAAAATACCCAGAGCTATACAATAACATGTCGTTGCTAAAAGAGAACTATAAATTGGTAGCTAAGACCGATTATGATGCTCCATTAGAACGCTTCGAGCTTTTTGATCTTGAAGAAGATCCCTATGAAGAGAAAAATATCTTACTCGAAAACAAAGACATTGCAAAGAACCTTAAAAAGATTTTAGATGATACTTACAACGAACTGATTAGGTCTGAAAATCTTGTCAACCAACCCCTAATCGAGGTCGGAAGCCCCTTTGAAAACCCCATCATATTAAATAGGAACGATGCCAGTGGTGAACGCGGAATTTGGGCACAGGAAGAAATTCATGGCTTTTGGAAAGTAAATGTTCAACAGGGCCATTATGATATTAAATTCAAGTTTATAAAACCTGTAAAAGCCAACGGACGAATGTATCTGGAAACTAACAGCATCGTTAATCAGATGAAGAATGAAAAAGAAGCGACCGACACTATAGTGATGAAGAATGTTTTTATCCCGAAAATGAGTTGTGACCTGATTTCTTTTTATCAAGAAGGTTCTAAGAGTATCATGCCATTTTGGGTTGAGATGAAAAAATTAGATTGA
- a CDS encoding carboxypeptidase family protein: MNIINKQGFILLLIIFSVLSCEEETIGDTVLGKLEGRVVANSQNVPLENVKITTNPSSTTVFTDVEGNFTIEQINAGDYSVQAEKDDFQVSFEPATIIGDQTTNVVFELDSIVASNLTPLVPQLLFPVDEAQNTPSPVEFAWSSSENDEDEITYELELRNGATGNIQKFSNLKDTVLTVDELQVGANFFWQVKATDGITESVQSSLSSFQLRGIENNRFLFVRNIDGNNVIISGGEPTGVDNSETNQNEVQLTSAAINSYRPKANLIVNKIAYLANQGGDAHLFTMDLDGGNKVQLTKDIPIAGFKQDEIEFAWSQNSDKIYFPNFNKLYSINIDGSGTTLIYEGPSEEFISEIASNPTNNLIAIKSNNTSGYDVKIQLINPSNGTLVSTIVEGEPGAFGGLDYSIDGTKILYTQDVSGVENAQYRQLDSRIFEYNSVSDAAAEIETDKPTGFNNLDVKYAPNEGAIIYTYTSNDGISERQIYRKTLDSTDEDDQEIIFENGYMPNWE, encoded by the coding sequence ATGAATATCATAAACAAACAGGGTTTTATACTACTTTTAATAATCTTTTCCGTTCTTTCTTGCGAAGAGGAAACTATTGGAGATACTGTTCTTGGTAAATTGGAAGGAAGAGTTGTAGCCAATAGTCAAAATGTGCCTTTAGAAAATGTAAAAATAACGACCAACCCCTCGTCAACTACTGTATTTACCGATGTTGAAGGAAATTTCACCATTGAACAGATCAATGCCGGCGATTACTCGGTTCAAGCAGAGAAAGACGATTTTCAGGTCAGTTTTGAACCGGCTACCATAATTGGTGACCAAACGACCAATGTTGTATTCGAACTCGATAGTATCGTGGCAAGCAATTTGACCCCATTGGTGCCCCAATTACTTTTTCCTGTCGATGAGGCTCAAAACACACCTAGTCCCGTAGAATTTGCTTGGTCATCTTCAGAGAACGATGAAGACGAAATTACCTATGAACTAGAGCTTAGAAACGGGGCAACCGGCAACATTCAAAAATTTTCAAACTTAAAAGATACCGTTTTGACCGTTGATGAACTTCAGGTCGGAGCAAATTTCTTTTGGCAGGTGAAGGCCACCGATGGTATTACAGAGTCGGTTCAAAGTAGCCTAAGCAGTTTTCAACTACGTGGTATTGAAAACAATAGGTTTTTATTTGTTCGAAACATCGATGGAAATAATGTGATTATTTCTGGCGGAGAACCAACAGGTGTCGATAATTCAGAAACGAATCAGAATGAAGTTCAACTCACTTCCGCAGCTATTAATTCCTATAGGCCAAAAGCAAATTTAATCGTAAACAAAATCGCCTATTTGGCCAATCAAGGCGGTGATGCTCATTTATTTACCATGGATTTGGATGGTGGAAACAAAGTACAACTCACTAAAGACATTCCAATAGCTGGTTTTAAACAAGATGAAATAGAATTTGCATGGTCTCAAAATAGTGATAAAATCTATTTTCCAAATTTTAATAAATTGTATTCCATCAATATTGATGGCTCTGGTACAACATTAATTTACGAGGGGCCATCCGAAGAGTTTATAAGTGAAATCGCCTCTAACCCCACCAATAATCTAATTGCCATAAAAAGCAACAATACTAGCGGTTACGATGTTAAAATTCAATTGATAAACCCATCAAACGGCACATTGGTCTCAACAATTGTCGAAGGTGAACCGGGTGCATTCGGAGGGCTAGATTATTCTATAGACGGAACTAAAATTCTATACACCCAAGATGTCTCAGGTGTCGAAAATGCTCAATATAGACAGTTAGACAGTAGAATTTTCGAATATAATTCGGTGTCTGACGCAGCAGCCGAAATTGAAACCGATAAACCTACCGGGTTTAACAATCTAGATGTTAAATATGCACCAAATGAAGGTGCTATCATATATACCTACACTTCCAATGATGGTATCTCAGAACGGCAAATCTACAGGAAAACATTGGACTCAACCGATGAAGATGATCAAGAAATTATTTTTGAAAATGGCTATATGCCCAATTGGGAATAA